From Kineosporia succinea, the proteins below share one genomic window:
- the pfkB gene encoding 1-phosphofructokinase: MIITLTPNPSLDKTLQIPRLERGAVVRASGGRVDAGGKGVNVSRALAAHGLASTAVLPLGGAAGARLAELLDLAGVPARVVTVAGEPRVNVTVAEPDGVTTKINEPGPALSLSEVSEMVDAVVGLVSPGTWVAGCGSLPSGVPDSFYADLVPRLRDLGAHVVVDTSGPALRAVLAAGPDLVKPNLEELVEAVGRPLSTLGDVVSAARELLERGISTVLASLGADGAVLVSSGVCLYGTARVSRPLSTVGAGDALLAGYLAHISSAPADFGGALANALSFGAAATSLPGSRMPGPDEVAAFPATVHERLDPSQKLSLL; the protein is encoded by the coding sequence ATGATCATCACCTTGACGCCGAATCCCAGCCTGGACAAGACGTTACAGATCCCGCGTCTCGAACGGGGTGCGGTGGTCCGGGCTTCCGGGGGGCGGGTGGACGCGGGTGGCAAGGGCGTCAACGTCTCCCGGGCGCTGGCGGCGCACGGGCTGGCGAGTACCGCGGTGCTGCCGCTGGGGGGTGCGGCGGGGGCCCGGCTGGCCGAACTGCTGGATCTGGCCGGTGTCCCGGCCCGGGTCGTGACCGTCGCCGGGGAGCCGCGGGTCAACGTCACGGTCGCCGAGCCTGACGGGGTGACGACGAAGATCAACGAACCCGGGCCCGCGCTGTCGCTCTCCGAGGTGTCCGAGATGGTGGACGCCGTGGTCGGCCTGGTCTCGCCGGGCACCTGGGTCGCGGGGTGCGGCTCGTTGCCGTCCGGGGTCCCGGACTCGTTCTACGCCGACCTGGTGCCCCGGCTGCGGGATCTCGGGGCTCACGTGGTCGTCGACACCAGTGGCCCGGCGCTGCGGGCGGTGCTGGCCGCCGGGCCGGATCTGGTGAAGCCGAACCTGGAGGAGCTCGTCGAGGCCGTCGGCCGCCCGCTGTCCACACTGGGTGACGTGGTGTCGGCCGCCCGCGAGTTGCTGGAACGTGGAATCTCCACGGTGCTGGCCAGTCTCGGTGCCGACGGGGCGGTACTGGTGTCTTCCGGGGTGTGCCTGTACGGTACCGCCCGGGTCTCCCGTCCCCTGAGCACCGTCGGGGCCGGAGACGCCCTGCTGGCCGGGTATCTGGCCCACATCTCCTCCGCCCCCGCGGATTTCGGCGGCGCCCTCGCCAACGCCCTGTCGTTCGGTGCGGCCGCCACGTCGCTGCCCGGCAGCCGGATGCCCGGCCCGGACGAGGTCGCGGCCTTCCCCGCGACCGTCCACGAACGTCTCGACCCGTCCCAGAAGCTCTCTCTCCTGTGA
- a CDS encoding DeoR/GlpR family DNA-binding transcription regulator: MFASERQQVILDRARQDGRVDVQSLATDLQVTQETIRRDLTALERRRMLRRTHGGAVPVEKLDFEPQLSVRETLHVDEKQRIARAALEELPEEGAVLLDSGTSTAALAQLIPDDRALTVVTNGMSVALILADRPNITLHTVGGRLRPRTLASVGDWAERELRETFVDVAFIGANGVSVARGLTTPDRAEAAVKRTMIESARRTVVLADHTKFEADHFAQFGHLADVDVIVTDTQLHADLVTEVTSAGPRVVQA; encoded by the coding sequence ATGTTCGCGAGTGAGCGTCAGCAGGTCATCCTCGACCGGGCCCGGCAGGACGGGCGCGTCGATGTCCAGAGCCTGGCGACCGACCTGCAGGTGACCCAGGAGACGATCCGCCGCGACCTGACGGCTCTCGAGCGCCGCCGGATGCTGCGTCGTACCCACGGCGGGGCCGTGCCGGTCGAGAAGCTCGACTTCGAGCCGCAGCTCTCGGTGCGTGAGACCCTCCACGTCGACGAGAAGCAGCGCATCGCCCGCGCCGCGCTGGAGGAGCTGCCCGAGGAGGGCGCGGTGCTGCTCGACAGCGGCACCTCGACCGCGGCGCTGGCCCAGCTCATTCCCGACGACCGCGCGCTCACCGTCGTCACCAACGGCATGTCGGTCGCGCTGATTCTGGCCGACCGGCCCAACATCACGCTGCACACCGTCGGCGGCCGGCTGCGCCCGCGCACCCTCGCCTCGGTCGGCGACTGGGCCGAGCGCGAGCTGCGCGAGACGTTCGTCGACGTCGCCTTCATCGGCGCCAACGGCGTCTCGGTGGCCCGCGGGCTCACCACGCCCGACCGGGCCGAGGCCGCCGTCAAGCGCACCATGATCGAATCGGCCCGCCGCACGGTGGTTCTGGCTGATCACACCAAGTTCGAGGCCGACCACTTCGCCCAGTTCGGGCACCTGGCCGACGTCGACGTCATCGTCACCGACACGCAGCTGCACGCCGACCTGGTCACCGAGGTCACGAGCGCGGGACCGAGAGTGGTACAGGCATGA
- a CDS encoding ROK family protein encodes MPTPPLSPRALALTRFLLVHGPSSRAVLGEALQLSEATLSRVARILLDAAIVTEHSERASVGRPKQILTAVPGSRHVAGIKLTGDTAHGVRCDLAGTVVGSLELPLPARFEGAVPVDGVVAVVGELADRLGPVDGVGLSVGGVVDDRSVVRDGPFLGWRDVDLGARVRESSRRPVVLTNDVVGLAREQLWFGAGRTHDTFGVVTVGAGLGFAVVREGVVMERLIDNGHLLAHAPMDASGPPCALGHPGCVSSYLDRDVVAARSGLTGAQVTFEQLAAVDPDWLGQAARTLGHLVATVAGALQTPRIVLAGEDVNTLWASPVTVRTLRERTGGTPLEISTGPLTFEDWARGAGVAGIQGLLGAL; translated from the coding sequence GTGCCCACCCCTCCGCTCTCGCCCCGGGCCCTGGCCCTGACCCGGTTCCTGCTGGTGCACGGGCCCTCGAGCCGGGCCGTCCTCGGGGAGGCGCTGCAGCTGTCGGAGGCCACGCTGTCGCGGGTGGCGCGGATCCTGCTGGACGCGGCGATCGTCACCGAGCACTCCGAACGGGCGAGTGTGGGGCGCCCGAAGCAGATCCTCACGGCGGTCCCCGGGTCCCGGCACGTGGCCGGCATCAAGCTCACCGGCGACACCGCCCACGGCGTGCGGTGCGACCTGGCGGGCACGGTGGTGGGCTCGCTGGAACTGCCCCTGCCGGCCCGGTTCGAGGGGGCGGTGCCGGTGGACGGCGTGGTCGCGGTCGTCGGTGAGCTCGCCGACCGTCTCGGTCCGGTGGACGGGGTGGGGCTGTCCGTGGGCGGGGTCGTCGACGACCGCTCGGTCGTGCGGGACGGGCCGTTCCTGGGCTGGCGGGACGTCGATCTCGGCGCCCGGGTGCGCGAATCGTCGCGTCGGCCGGTGGTTCTCACGAACGACGTGGTCGGGCTGGCCCGGGAACAGCTGTGGTTCGGCGCCGGGCGCACGCACGACACCTTCGGGGTGGTCACGGTCGGGGCCGGTCTCGGGTTCGCGGTGGTGCGCGAGGGCGTCGTGATGGAGCGGCTCATCGACAACGGTCACCTGCTGGCCCACGCGCCGATGGACGCGTCGGGGCCGCCGTGTGCGCTCGGTCACCCCGGGTGCGTGTCGAGCTACCTGGACCGCGACGTCGTGGCCGCGCGCTCCGGGCTCACCGGGGCGCAGGTGACCTTCGAGCAGCTGGCCGCCGTCGACCCGGACTGGCTCGGGCAGGCGGCGCGCACCCTGGGGCACCTGGTCGCGACCGTGGCCGGTGCGCTCCAGACCCCGAGGATCGTTCTGGCGGGGGAGGACGTGAACACTCTTTGGGCCTCACCGGTCACGGTGCGGACACTGCGTGAGCGCACCGGCGGGACACCGCTGGAGATCTCCACCGGGCCTCTGACCTTCGAGGACTGGGCGCGGGGAGCGGGCGTGGCGGGTATTCAAGGGTTACTCGGAGCTCTGTGA